The Coccidioides posadasii str. Silveira chromosome 2, complete sequence genomic interval TTCTTGGGAGTATCGGCCTTCGCTTTCTTTGCCTATCGTAACGTGAGCGTATAGCTTTAGGAGTGAGGAGTCATAGAACACTGACATCTGCTTCCCCATCCGCACCCGCGGCTGCCTTCTTTTTGGAAACTCGAACACGGAAACCAGTTTTACCTGGGCGGTTCACTTCAACATCCTACATCGTTCACAGTTAGAACATGGAAACGTAAGCCCAAACAACCATGTAAAGCCGATTCCCAACTTACGCCCCTCCAGTCAGAATCAGAGACATGGCCTTTCTCAACTGCTTCACGGATCTTATCCTGGTTCTGGGCAGAAAGTTCATCAAATCCATCGAGGAGAGAGAAGTCCTTATCGTCTCCAACGATCTCCTGCAGACTCGCCACCTGCCTGGGAGTCACACAGCCCCTGTGTTTTGCGATATCAGAAATTTGAATGCAAAGTATAAATTTATAGGATAAGAAGGGATACTCAAAGGATATAAAATGGTGGCATATACCAGTGTTTCCAGGACCAGCTCTGGAATTGCTCCGTATCAACCCATGAGCCAAGTCGCAATTCACCCTTGAgaattttttcttttttctgctGGCATTCTGTGTTCTTACAGCCAGCGCGACCAGTGCTGGCCTCTTCTGTATAGCGGAAATTCCATTAGATATTGAAAAACAGCGCACTATCCAGAATCCAATGGCACAGAGACATCTGTAAGTCTCCTTTTGAATAGGAGAACTGGATGAAATCACTCATACAGCGCCGAACAGCACG includes:
- a CDS encoding uncharacterized protein (EggNog:ENOG410PSUB~COG:S); this encodes MPTYRVEEASTGRAGCKNTECQQKKEKILKGELRLGSWVDTEQFQSWSWKHWGCVTPRQVASLQEIVGDDKDFSLLDGFDELSAQNQDKIREAVEKGHVSDSDWRGDVEVNRPGKTGFRVRVSKKKAAAGADGEADAKKAKADTPKKTKRSRGKKGDAGSEVEADGEPTPKKAKTAAPKKKSGKAEQASDAGTEQAETPKARRKSTGGPKKPEAEPKASKVTESKRPRKSAEKGGPTTTRVTRSRARAG